The following is a genomic window from Rhododendron vialii isolate Sample 1 chromosome 9a, ASM3025357v1.
CAACTTTACCTTCAGGTACCTTCACATTAGGCAACCCAATCAacaacaaattttcaaattctacaATCTGTTTTTTAACTTTAGGCCCTTTTGATTTCTCAACTTATAGGCACACCCTGATGCTAAGCCTTTCCGAACCAAAGGACTTGAACATTATAACCTTCTTGCTGAATTGTTGGGCAACACTATGGCGACTGGAGCATATGCGCCAGATTCAACTGTAGGGCCCATAACGACGGATGATGAGGATGAGATGGAGGCACTCATGCATAGGATGAGGAAAGGGAAAGGGCTGCAAGGTGATACCTCTTCAGGTTCTAAGGGCAAAAGAAAGTCAGATGATGGGCAAAGTTGTGGTAGGAGTCATCCTAGCAAGATGGTTAGGAAGGAGCATGCATATGAGCAAATAGCATTCTGTAAGAAAGCTAAAGGAGAGTGGTACCAAACTGCTAAGATTCAAAACACTGAACAAGTTGATCCAAAGTCCGAACCTTCGGCCATTGAGATACTAaactcattcaagccatttgtCGAACCAACTCAGTTTCTTAAGGCTTTCAACAGGCTTGCCGAGAACCTACAACTTAGGAAATCATTTGTTCAATTGGATCCTGACATGAGGCGCTTTTGGGTCGAAACCCTTGAGTAGTGGTTGTTGCTTGACTAGGCAGTTGGAAGTCTTGTGTACCAGTTGGAAGTTTGTTGTAGGTTGAAGTTTCTGTTGGTTGTTGTTTTAAGTTTTAGTTGGATGTCGTCTGTTGTAGGCTTCTTATGTTTGCCTCTTTGTTTGTGCTATTATCCAGTTTTTATGTTTTAGGTAGTAAGAAGGATGCCACAAACTATGTTAGTCCCTTTTCATTCAAAGAAGTGGTTAGGTCAGTCGCTTTCTTGTTGTAGGAAAATGCCAATAGCATGGtgattttgtcatttcttcCTCGTATGACTTGATGAATTCCAGTTGGTTATTAATGCTCTACTAGTACTTGTGTGTTGAATGCTTCTTTTTTGTGTGAAAAATGGATATCCCTtgtcatatttgtaaaatcctGAGAGAGGCAAATAATTAGCATTGtattcagtttcagtttttgTCCATTGTCCAAACTTGATTAAAATGTGCATTATCAAAGAAACTGAGCTATAGACTTTGAATTCACCTGATGTAGTTAAATGGCTCACATGACTCACCAAGTAAGAGAAACTGCATATTAAATTTCAGTTGCATAATTATAAGCTCAGTATTTCAAGTGTTGAATACTGATAGGTGCAGACATTACTCTGACCCATCTgatgcttatcaaaaaataaaattttttaatcTGTATGCTGGCCCATGTGAGTGTATGAGTTACAATAGGAAGGATATCTTAACTGGGCTGCTATGATTTTTTAATCgtcaagagagaaaaagaataaTCAAGAGAGAAAAAGCATGGTGGTTAAGGCAGTCCCAAGTTTCCTAATTTGATTGGAGATGGAATAATGTATGATTTCAGGGCCAAGGCTGCTTCCATAAGTATATACATGTATTCTACCATAGTGAAATATGTGACAGATGATAGAAACTTTTTCCATTTACCATTTTATATTCTTGTAAGCCTTCATAAAAAGTCTTTCACCTGATGTTATACTTaagtttcattttttggaaaCATGTTTCAGTTTTGATTCTTGATCAGGAAAGTTTTTGTGGTCCTGTTTTTAGCCTGCAGTTTTGTTGGAAAACTTAGGTTGTACTCGTAAAGAATCCACTGGTATGTCGTCATCACATGGTGCATCATGGCAATACCAATACGAGCAGGGAAGTAGTAGTAGTGATGGTGATGACATGATGATAATGGACATGCTTTCGTCTTCGGACGACGAAAGGCAACCACAACGCAATGCCCCCTTCACTGGGCAAGAATATGTAACACATTTATTGAATGGGCATCAAGATACCATACAAGATGTCTTGCGTGTAGATGCCCCAACGTTTAGGTCAATGGTTGCTGAGTTGGTACTTAGAGGCAACCTTAAATGGGATCATATGCATTTATCTGTGGAAGAGTCATTGGCCATATTCTTATACATTTGTGGGCAAAGCGGAAGGCATAGAACTATTGCAGATCGTTTCCATCATTCCACAGACACCATATGCCGACACTTCAAGTACATGAGGTGTGCCCTTTGTACGTTAGCTCCATTCATAATTCGACCGCCTGATTTGAATGTTACCCCTCCTGAAATTATCAATGATCAAAGATTCTATCCGTGGTTTAAGGTAATTGTACAGTCCAATAGTAGTTAAATACATGTATTCCTATACGACACCTTTGTAATTATGTCAATTGTTATAGGACTGTATCGGTGCCATAGATGGGACACACATCGAAGCTTGGGTGCCTACCACACAAGAAACAGCATATCGTGGAAGGAAGGTTACCAAAACTCACTTGCTAGACTAGTTTCGAATTTCATGAACTGTAGTTGCTTTTAGGGGATCTCCAACTTATTTGTTTGTGTGACGATTGGGATTTATATCATATTGAAGCGTTGTCCAAGTGATGATGTCTAATTTTGTCCTGGCTTTCAAAATATCAAGCCGTTCTTAAAACACTATCCCAGTTTGTTATCTTGGCTTGTTTGCTTTAAAAATATATCTAATCACATCCTTCCATCCTTTTGGCCcatatttcacttttttttccttggagcttatttagattttagaagCTTGATGCTGtctgtttttttgtgtgtgagcTATCGGATTATTTTAAAGATGACAGATGTCAGTCATCTCCATCAATTAACCTATTCTTGATGTGGCAAGAAACAGAATACACTAATGCCTCATCAATTATACACTAATGCAACATGCTGCCATCACATTTTGAGTTTTGGTAGCCTTCCTTCCACGATATGCTGTTTCTTGTGTGGTAGGCACCCAAGCTTCGATGTGTGTCCCATCTATGGCACCGATACAGTCCTGTAACAGTTGACATAATTACAAAGGTGTCGTATAGGAATACATGTATTTAACTACTATTGGACTGTACAATTACCTTAAACCACGGATAGAATCTTTGATCATTGATAATTTCAAGAGGGGTAACATTCAAATCAGGCGGTCGAATTATGAATGGAGCTAACGTACAAAGGGCACGCCTCATGTACTTGAAGTGTCGGCATATGGTGTCTGTGGAATGTTGGAAATGATCTGCAACAGTTCTATGCCTTCCGCTTTGCCCACAAATGTATAAGAATATGGCCAATGACTCTTCCACAGATAAATGCATATGATCCCATTTAAGGTTGCCTCTAAGTACCAACTCAGCAACCAATGACCTAAACGTTGGGGCATCTACACGCAAGACATCTTGTATGGTATCTTGATGCCCATTCAATAAATGTGTTACATATTCTTGCCCAGTGAAGGGGGCATTGCGTTGTGGTTGCCTTTCGTCGTCCGAAGACGAAAGCATGTCCATTATCATCATGTCATCACCATCACTACTACTACTTCCCTGCTCGTATTGGTATTGCCAT
Proteins encoded in this region:
- the LOC131301281 gene encoding uncharacterized protein LOC131301281, coding for MADDLSDIGMWGYSTVETFINIMLDEVKKEGQTSSNKDRNLTARQWTSIEGEMTVRLRRRGYTTKKLQGKFARLKKAYKAFVALKVKQTGLGWDEATGTVTMSDTDWQLYLQAHPDAKPFRTKGLEHYNLLAELLGNTMATGAYAPDSTVGPITTDDEDEMEALMHRMRKGKGLQGDTSSGSKGKRKSDDGQSCGRSHPSKMVRKEHAYEQIAFCKKAKGEWYQTAKIQNTEQVDPKSEPSAIEILNSFKPFVEPTQFLKAFNRLAENLQLRKSFVQLDPDMRRFWVETLE